AAAAATGAATTATTACAACTCAGATGGTTCTCGTGGAGAGATGTGTGGGAATGGGATTAGATGTTTTTCTAAATTTGTTTATGATAGTGGAATAGTAAGAAAAGACAAATTTTCTGTAGAGACAGATGCTGGAATAAAATATATAAATCTTACTTTAGAAGCCGAAAATGTTAAATATATAGAAGTAGATATGGGGCAAGTTGATTTTAGATCAAAATCAGTTCCATGTACAATTGATAAAGAGTTTGTATTTGAAGAGGAATTAGAAGTAGAAGGACAAAAAATAAAATTTTCTTCAGTTTTAATGGGAGTACCTCACACAGTGATTTTTGTAGATGATTATAGTAATTATGATGTAGATAAGTTAGGAAATTCTATGGAACATAATCTTAAAGTTTTTCCTAAAAAAACAAATGTTAATTTTATAAAGGTACTAGATAATGAAAATATAGAGATAAAAACTTGGGAAAGAGGTGCTTCAAGAACTTTAGGATGTGGAACAGGTTGTTGTTCATCAGCTGCTATAGCTCATAAATTAGGA
The window above is part of the uncultured Fusobacterium sp. genome. Proteins encoded here:
- the dapF gene encoding diaminopimelate epimerase, which translates into the protein MKFSKLQAAGNDFILINGLEYPNLDLSITAKKVCDRHFGIGADGLMTCEKSEIADIKMNYYNSDGSRGEMCGNGIRCFSKFVYDSGIVRKDKFSVETDAGIKYINLTLEAENVKYIEVDMGQVDFRSKSVPCTIDKEFVFEEELEVEGQKIKFSSVLMGVPHTVIFVDDYSNYDVDKLGNSMEHNLKVFPKKTNVNFIKVLDNENIEIKTWERGASRTLGCGTGCCSSAAIAHKLGKIKGNKVRLITEGGEVFVELDEEYNILMKGSAETICNGEFLK